A genomic stretch from Lysobacter soyae includes:
- a CDS encoding NAD-glutamate dehydrogenase: MTTAKKPPATPEQIIAAVQKAANATQKKTATQFAQAFIARTHSSELQAHSAQEWAAISNDLLAYAGNRKRGKVNLRILAPSEKANGWTSNRMALQIVNDDMPFLVDSITNALSERGIGVHGLLHPVVSVARDKTGKLEALSGGSLESLMHIEIDRLDADDAKALEKHLLEVLLDVRASVDDWAKMRDRMLAAAKGLEEKAGVVDPETIAESQEFLRWAADNHFTYLGYREYEVVKQGKEQMLVAVDGSGLGILRDDDESTPRLLKSMDAHALQKHGVREPLIITKTNARSNVHRRGYMDYIGVVTFDAKGNATGERRFVGLFTSSAYNRRPWEIPMVRTRFEKVMADSKLPDAGHSAKALRHVLETLPRDELFQSSAEELGSLGEGIIGLQERVESKIFLRRDRYGRFFSALVYVPRDRFNTEVRLRIEQLLKETLQADSVDSHVMMSDSPLAQLHLIVRPRASADVSKFDMSELEARLAEIVRNWHDDLTDLLIERHGEVEGLRLAKVFGRGLQLAYIESETTLSAADDVDHLSALEKGSALRISLRSEAPSSDCEGCFEVKLFHAGSSLPLSDVLPMLENMGLRVMGEKAHRVSTDNGPYFIQDFSVLPASGRVDVDANAQAFVDAFSCMWAGQCENDGFNRLILGAGLTWRQVAMLRSYSKYLLQVGVPFSQSYMESSIAKYPLIARLLVELFEARFDPTTGKESKAQIQAGAAAFESQLKSLADGDEATMALLARAIKARADSRAAQVEAVHATLMALYDRVSSLDEDRILRAFMGVMDATLRTNYYVDYVDGKRKDGGPADYLSFKLDSANVPDLPKPRPYREIWVCGPRVEGVHLRFGPVARGGLRWSDRREDFRTEVLGLVKAQMVKNTVIVPVGSKGGFYCKQLPDINVNRDAWFAEGVECYKRFINGLLDITDNLVKGKVVPPANVVRHDDDDPYLVVAADKGTATFSDIANGISQAHDFWLDDAFASGGSVGYDHKGMGITARGAWESVKRHFRALGHDCQKEDFTCVGIGDMSGDVFGNGMLLSKKIRLLAAFDHRHIFLDPNPDSAESFKERQRLFKLPRSSWADYNTALISKGGGVHPRSAKSIDLTPEVKAALGIDADVKSMTPNDLMSAILKSPVDLLWNGGIGTYVKSSSQSNADVGDRANNGLRVNGRDLRCKIVGEGGNLGFTQLGRVEAAEHGVLINTDFIDNSAGVDTSDHEVNIKILLNGEVQSGRLKLADRNKLLASMTNEVAGLVLNDNYRQNQTLTLMERMSATRLGSKLHFIRTLESQGLLDRQIEDLPTDAEMAERKSRGMGLTRPELSVLLAYSKLVAFPRLLASDIPEDKYLSKELLRYFPQPLQEKYAKATESHSLKREIIATAVTNSLINRMGATFLLRMEEDSGRNIGEIARAYTITRETLDARDLWTAIDALDGKVAESVQIDALQVIWELQRSFTRWLLSRAGAIPQISVAVERYHDGFRDIRAGENILPPSQRPAYEEARKAWRAKGLPAQLADQIAALPYLDASPDIIELAREHKLRPVEVAKLYFRLGDALRLPWLRSQIEALEVEGRWHAVARGVLRDELSTQMRKLTAQVLELPGKDPDARVQAWLERDDSNLRFTLSMLAELATQKELDYPTASVAVQRLAQLASRG, translated from the coding sequence ATGACCACAGCCAAAAAGCCGCCGGCCACGCCGGAACAGATCATTGCTGCCGTTCAAAAAGCAGCAAACGCGACGCAAAAGAAGACCGCCACGCAGTTTGCGCAAGCATTTATTGCTCGCACCCATTCTTCCGAACTTCAAGCGCATTCCGCGCAAGAATGGGCGGCGATTTCGAATGATCTGTTGGCCTACGCCGGCAATCGCAAGCGGGGCAAGGTGAATTTGCGCATCCTTGCGCCGAGCGAAAAGGCCAATGGCTGGACGTCCAACCGGATGGCGCTGCAAATCGTCAATGACGACATGCCGTTCCTGGTCGACTCCATTACCAATGCCTTGAGCGAGCGCGGCATCGGCGTCCACGGTTTGCTGCACCCGGTGGTGTCTGTTGCACGCGACAAAACCGGAAAGCTCGAGGCGCTGAGCGGCGGCAGTCTCGAATCGCTGATGCACATCGAGATCGATCGCTTGGATGCTGACGATGCAAAGGCGCTTGAGAAGCATTTGCTCGAAGTGCTGTTGGATGTGCGTGCGAGTGTTGATGATTGGGCCAAGATGCGCGATCGCATGTTGGCCGCCGCCAAGGGTTTGGAAGAAAAAGCGGGCGTGGTGGATCCTGAAACCATCGCCGAATCCCAAGAGTTTTTGCGCTGGGCTGCCGACAACCACTTCACCTATCTCGGCTATCGCGAATATGAGGTGGTCAAGCAAGGCAAGGAACAAATGCTTGTTGCCGTCGACGGCAGCGGTCTCGGCATTCTCCGTGATGATGACGAAAGCACGCCGCGTTTGCTCAAATCGATGGATGCCCATGCGCTGCAAAAACATGGCGTGCGCGAACCGTTGATCATCACCAAGACCAACGCGCGTTCCAATGTGCATCGTCGCGGCTACATGGACTACATCGGCGTCGTGACGTTTGATGCCAAGGGCAACGCCACCGGCGAGCGCCGTTTTGTAGGTTTGTTCACTTCGAGCGCATACAATCGCCGCCCTTGGGAAATCCCGATGGTGCGCACGCGCTTCGAAAAGGTCATGGCCGACTCGAAGTTGCCGGATGCTGGGCACAGCGCAAAGGCCTTGCGCCACGTCCTCGAAACACTTCCGCGCGACGAATTGTTCCAATCCAGCGCCGAAGAATTGGGTTCGCTGGGCGAGGGCATCATCGGGCTCCAAGAACGCGTCGAAAGCAAGATCTTCCTGCGTCGCGATCGTTACGGGCGTTTCTTCTCGGCGTTGGTGTACGTGCCGCGTGACCGCTTCAACACCGAAGTGCGCCTGCGTATCGAGCAATTGCTGAAGGAAACCCTGCAAGCCGATTCGGTCGACAGCCACGTGATGATGAGCGATTCTCCGCTCGCGCAACTGCACTTGATTGTGCGTCCGCGCGCTTCGGCCGACGTCTCGAAATTCGACATGTCCGAGTTGGAAGCACGATTGGCCGAAATTGTCCGCAACTGGCATGACGATTTGACCGATCTCTTGATCGAGCGTCATGGCGAAGTTGAAGGTTTGCGCCTTGCCAAAGTGTTTGGCCGCGGTTTGCAGCTCGCCTATATAGAGTCCGAAACCACTTTGTCGGCCGCCGATGACGTGGACCACTTGTCGGCGCTCGAAAAGGGCAGCGCATTGCGCATTTCACTGCGTTCTGAAGCCCCATCGAGTGACTGTGAGGGCTGCTTCGAAGTGAAGTTGTTCCACGCCGGATCGAGCTTGCCGCTGTCCGACGTCCTACCCATGTTGGAAAACATGGGGCTGCGGGTCATGGGTGAAAAAGCGCATCGCGTTTCGACGGACAACGGTCCGTATTTCATCCAAGACTTCAGCGTCTTGCCGGCCTCCGGCCGCGTTGACGTCGATGCCAACGCACAAGCCTTTGTGGACGCATTCTCCTGCATGTGGGCGGGGCAATGCGAGAACGACGGCTTCAACCGCTTGATTCTGGGTGCGGGTCTGACCTGGCGCCAAGTGGCGATGTTGCGCAGCTATTCGAAGTACCTCCTGCAAGTCGGCGTGCCGTTTTCGCAGAGCTACATGGAATCGAGCATCGCGAAATACCCGCTGATCGCACGATTGCTGGTTGAATTGTTCGAAGCACGCTTCGACCCGACCACCGGAAAGGAAAGCAAGGCGCAAATCCAAGCGGGTGCGGCAGCATTTGAATCGCAACTGAAATCACTTGCGGACGGCGACGAAGCCACCATGGCGTTGCTTGCGCGCGCGATCAAGGCGCGTGCCGACAGCCGTGCGGCGCAAGTCGAGGCGGTTCATGCCACGCTGATGGCCTTGTACGATCGTGTCTCGAGCTTGGATGAAGATCGCATCTTGCGGGCATTCATGGGTGTCATGGATGCCACGTTGCGAACCAACTATTACGTTGATTACGTCGACGGCAAGCGTAAGGATGGCGGTCCGGCCGACTACTTGAGTTTCAAACTGGATTCGGCCAATGTGCCGGATCTGCCCAAGCCACGTCCGTATCGCGAAATTTGGGTTTGCGGCCCGCGTGTCGAGGGTGTCCATCTGAGATTCGGTCCGGTGGCACGCGGTGGCCTTCGTTGGTCGGATCGTCGTGAGGATTTCCGCACAGAAGTGTTGGGATTGGTCAAAGCGCAAATGGTGAAAAACACCGTGATCGTGCCGGTCGGTTCCAAGGGCGGTTTCTACTGCAAGCAACTGCCGGACATCAATGTCAACCGTGATGCGTGGTTTGCCGAAGGTGTCGAGTGCTACAAGCGCTTCATCAACGGTCTGCTGGATATCACCGACAACCTGGTGAAGGGCAAGGTGGTTCCACCGGCCAACGTCGTCCGTCACGACGATGACGATCCGTACTTGGTGGTGGCCGCCGACAAGGGCACCGCGACCTTCTCCGACATTGCCAACGGCATTTCGCAAGCGCACGACTTCTGGTTGGACGATGCGTTCGCTTCGGGCGGTTCGGTGGGTTACGACCACAAGGGCATGGGCATCACTGCGCGCGGTGCCTGGGAATCGGTTAAACGCCATTTCCGCGCATTGGGGCACGACTGCCAGAAGGAAGACTTCACCTGCGTCGGCATTGGCGACATGTCGGGTGACGTGTTCGGGAACGGCATGTTGCTGTCGAAGAAAATCCGCTTGTTGGCGGCTTTTGACCATCGCCACATTTTCCTCGACCCGAATCCGGATTCGGCCGAGTCGTTCAAAGAGCGCCAACGTCTGTTCAAATTGCCGCGCTCGAGCTGGGCGGATTACAACACCGCGCTGATCAGCAAGGGCGGCGGCGTGCATCCGCGCAGTGCCAAGTCCATTGACCTGACGCCGGAAGTGAAGGCGGCGCTCGGGATCGACGCGGACGTGAAGAGCATGACGCCGAACGATTTGATGTCGGCAATTCTCAAGTCCCCTGTGGACCTGTTGTGGAACGGCGGTATCGGCACTTACGTGAAATCGTCTTCGCAATCCAATGCCGATGTCGGCGATCGCGCCAACAACGGCTTGCGCGTGAACGGCCGCGATCTGCGCTGCAAGATCGTGGGCGAGGGCGGTAACCTCGGCTTCACGCAGTTGGGCCGTGTGGAAGCCGCCGAGCATGGCGTGCTGATCAATACCGACTTCATCGACAACTCGGCCGGCGTGGATACGTCCGATCACGAGGTCAACATCAAGATCCTGTTGAACGGTGAGGTGCAATCGGGTCGATTGAAGCTTGCGGACCGCAACAAGCTTTTGGCGTCGATGACCAACGAGGTCGCCGGTTTGGTGCTGAACGACAACTATCGTCAAAACCAAACTCTCACTTTGATGGAACGCATGTCCGCCACGCGTTTGGGCTCGAAGCTGCATTTCATCCGCACGCTGGAGTCTCAGGGTCTGCTTGATCGTCAGATCGAAGACCTCCCGACAGATGCGGAAATGGCAGAGCGCAAGTCGCGTGGCATGGGCCTCACCCGTCCGGAGCTGAGCGTCCTGTTGGCCTATTCCAAATTGGTGGCCTTCCCCCGTTTGCTGGCCAGTGACATTCCGGAAGACAAATATCTGTCCAAGGAACTGTTGCGCTATTTCCCGCAGCCCCTGCAGGAGAAGTACGCAAAGGCCACCGAATCCCATTCGTTGAAGCGTGAAATCATTGCCACAGCAGTGACCAATTCGTTGATCAACCGAATGGGTGCCACCTTCCTGTTGCGGATGGAGGAGGACAGCGGCCGCAATATCGGCGAGATCGCGCGTGCCTACACGATCACCCGCGAAACGCTGGATGCGCGTGATTTGTGGACAGCCATCGACGCATTGGATGGCAAAGTCGCCGAATCCGTGCAAATCGATGCGCTGCAGGTCATTTGGGAGCTCCAACGTTCCTTTACGCGCTGGTTGTTGTCGCGTGCGGGCGCGATTCCGCAAATCTCTGTGGCTGTCGAGCGTTATCACGACGGGTTCCGCGACATTCGCGCCGGTGAAAACATCTTGCCGCCGTCGCAACGTCCGGCCTATGAAGAAGCCCGCAAGGCATGGCGCGCGAAAGGTTTGCCGGCGCAATTGGCCGATCAGATCGCCGCACTGCCTTACCTCGACGCATCGCCGGACATCATCGAGCTTGCGCGCGAGCACAAGCTGCGTCCGGTCGAAGTGGCGAAGTTGTATTTCCGTCTGGGCGATGCACTGCGCTTGCCGTGGCTGCGCAGTCAAATCGAAGCATTGGAAGTCGAAGGACGCTGGCACGCCGTCGCACGCGGGGTATTGCGTGACGAACTGTCCACCCAGATGCGCAAGTTGACGGCACAGGTACTCGAATTGCCGGGCAAGGATCCGGATGCACGGGTCCAAGCCTGGTTGGAACGCGATGATTCGAACCTGCGTTTCACCTTGTCGATGCTCGCGGAACTGGCCACGCAGAAGGAACTCGACTATCCGACCGCATCGGTGGCCGTGCAGCGTCTGGCCCAGCTGGCGTCGCGGGGCTGA
- the sbcB gene encoding exodeoxyribonuclease I, with protein MSQSYLFYDLETWGLDPRKTRIAQFAAIRTNAELEEIDAPVSLFVRPSDDFLPCPESALITGITPQQADAEGLLEADAIAQIHALMAEPETCTLGFNTLKFDDAFIRHALYRNFHDPYEREYREGNTRWDIFNVIRATHALRPEGIQWRPREDDPDATSFKLEHLAEDNDLRVGSAHEALSDVRATIGLARLVKDRQPKLWHYLGKLRDKRHVQGMIDLAGMTPLLHIAGRYPARQRNAAIVVPLSEHPVNRNQIIFLRMDVPADALLSDSADAVKTRYFSRREALPEGMSRPPFTDIRINESPTLLPLGDLRSADFERMNIDMTEVERNIAFARKHRNALAALARHVFAPEDGKEGNAGNDVDAALYDGFIPPADKSLFSRIRACTPEALGQEGFRFQDRRMPELFFRYRGRNWPALLNFDEQVQWQAHRRSRLLDGVQTPYTLAAHAEKVHALREIHADQPQKLAILDAMDAWRQAIGHSLGT; from the coding sequence GTGAGCCAAAGCTATCTTTTCTATGACCTCGAAACTTGGGGGCTGGATCCGCGAAAGACCCGCATCGCGCAATTCGCAGCGATTCGCACCAACGCCGAGCTCGAGGAGATCGACGCACCGGTAAGCCTTTTCGTGCGCCCGTCGGATGATTTTCTGCCATGTCCGGAAAGCGCTTTGATCACCGGCATCACCCCGCAACAAGCTGACGCCGAAGGTCTTCTCGAGGCCGACGCCATCGCGCAAATCCATGCCCTCATGGCGGAGCCGGAAACCTGCACGCTCGGTTTCAATACGTTGAAATTCGATGATGCTTTCATCCGGCATGCGCTTTACCGGAATTTCCACGATCCCTACGAACGGGAGTACCGTGAAGGCAATACGCGTTGGGATATTTTCAATGTCATTCGTGCGACACACGCGCTTCGACCCGAAGGGATTCAATGGCGGCCGCGCGAAGATGATCCGGACGCCACCAGTTTCAAATTGGAACATTTGGCCGAAGACAATGACCTGCGCGTAGGTAGCGCACATGAGGCCTTGTCAGACGTGCGCGCCACGATCGGATTGGCCCGACTGGTGAAAGACCGCCAGCCCAAACTGTGGCATTACCTGGGCAAACTGCGCGACAAGCGCCATGTGCAAGGCATGATTGATTTGGCCGGCATGACGCCTCTGCTACATATCGCGGGACGGTACCCTGCCCGTCAGCGCAATGCGGCGATTGTGGTGCCGCTGTCGGAGCATCCGGTCAATCGCAACCAGATCATTTTCCTTCGGATGGACGTGCCCGCCGACGCGCTGCTCTCCGATTCGGCGGATGCGGTGAAAACGCGATACTTCAGCCGGCGCGAGGCCCTGCCTGAAGGCATGTCACGCCCGCCGTTCACGGATATCCGCATCAACGAAAGCCCGACCCTTCTCCCGCTCGGTGATTTAAGAAGCGCCGACTTCGAGCGGATGAATATCGACATGACCGAGGTCGAGCGCAACATCGCGTTTGCCCGCAAACACCGCAATGCGCTCGCCGCACTGGCGCGACACGTGTTCGCGCCGGAAGACGGAAAGGAAGGGAACGCGGGGAACGACGTCGATGCCGCGTTGTACGACGGATTCATCCCTCCCGCCGACAAATCCCTGTTCAGTCGCATCCGTGCCTGTACGCCGGAAGCCTTGGGACAGGAAGGCTTCCGATTTCAAGACCGGCGCATGCCCGAGCTGTTCTTCCGCTATCGCGGGCGCAATTGGCCGGCGCTGCTCAACTTCGATGAACAAGTGCAGTGGCAGGCGCATCGCCGGTCGAGACTGCTCGACGGCGTACAGACACCTTACACACTCGCGGCACATGCGGAAAAGGTCCATGCATTGCGCGAAATCCACGCGGATCAGCCGCAGAAATTGGCGATACTCGATGCCATGGACGCTTGGCGCCAAGCCATCGGACACTCACTCGGAACATGA
- a CDS encoding 5'-nucleotidase: MNDRVPPPLVIAITSRALFSMEDSHGLFEREGIEAYRAYQQAHENDPLPPGIAFPLVRKILALNARTPELAPHVEVILLSRNSTDTGLRVFNSIQHHRLDIKRATFTSGAPVWPYIKPFSAQLFLSANPESVAAALAAGVAAATILPANAAETPHLEQVRIAFDGDAVIFGDESERISREQGVEAFGLHERKHAMSPLSGGPFRGFLQALHDLQEAFPAGQDAPIRTALVTARSAPAHERVIRTLREWGVRLDEASFLGGRDKGEFLNAFGADIFFDDSLHNVESARAHVAAGHVPHGVNNES; the protein is encoded by the coding sequence ATGAATGATCGTGTGCCACCACCGTTAGTGATCGCCATTACCTCGAGAGCCTTGTTCTCGATGGAGGACAGTCACGGCTTGTTCGAGCGTGAAGGCATCGAGGCGTATCGCGCATACCAACAGGCCCATGAAAACGACCCGTTGCCGCCCGGCATCGCGTTCCCCTTGGTACGCAAGATCCTTGCACTCAATGCCCGGACACCGGAGCTCGCGCCGCATGTGGAAGTGATCTTGCTGTCGCGCAATTCCACCGACACCGGATTGCGCGTTTTCAATTCCATCCAGCATCACCGGCTGGACATCAAGCGCGCGACCTTCACTTCCGGCGCGCCGGTTTGGCCGTACATCAAACCCTTCAGCGCGCAATTGTTCTTGTCGGCGAACCCGGAGTCGGTGGCCGCCGCGTTGGCCGCCGGTGTGGCTGCGGCCACGATCTTGCCGGCGAATGCCGCGGAAACGCCGCATCTGGAGCAGGTCCGTATCGCCTTCGATGGCGATGCCGTCATCTTCGGAGATGAGAGCGAGCGAATCTCGCGCGAGCAAGGCGTTGAAGCCTTCGGCTTGCACGAACGCAAGCACGCCATGTCGCCTCTGTCCGGCGGACCGTTCCGCGGGTTTCTCCAGGCCTTACACGATTTGCAAGAAGCGTTTCCCGCAGGTCAGGACGCCCCGATCCGCACCGCTTTGGTGACAGCGCGATCGGCTCCGGCCCACGAGCGTGTGATTCGAACCCTGCGCGAGTGGGGTGTCCGTCTGGATGAGGCCTCATTCCTCGGTGGACGCGACAAGGGCGAGTTCTTGAATGCCTTCGGTGCCGACATCTTCTTTGACGACTCCCTGCATAACGTGGAGTCGGCGCGTGCGCACGTCGCCGCCGGGCATGTGCCGCACGGGGTCAACAACGAATCTTGA
- a CDS encoding acyl-CoA dehydrogenase family protein, with translation MDFNFTEEQLMIQDVARRIAREKIAPSAESFDRSGEFPLENIRLLGENGLMGIEVPTEYGGAGMDPIAYVLAMVEIAAGDAAHSTIMSVNNSLFCNGILTHGTEEQKQTYVRAIAEGREIGAFALTEPQSGSDATAMRCRAVKQADGSYVIDGKKSWITSGPVAKYIVLFAMTDPEKGARGITAFIIDTDREGFHRGKTEPKLGIRASATCEIEFSGYVARAEDVLGAEGEGFKIAMSVLDAGRIGIASQAIGLARAAYEATLEYVKERKAFGQPIGAFQMTQAKIADMKCKLDASLLLTLRAAWTKGQGKKFSTEAAVAKLTASEAAMWITHQTVQIHAGMGYSKEMPVERYFRDAKITEIYEGTSEIQRLVIARGETGIR, from the coding sequence GTGGATTTCAATTTCACCGAAGAGCAGCTGATGATCCAGGATGTGGCGCGCCGCATCGCGCGCGAAAAGATCGCACCCTCGGCCGAGAGCTTTGATCGCAGTGGCGAATTTCCGTTGGAAAACATCCGTTTGCTCGGTGAAAACGGACTGATGGGCATCGAAGTGCCGACCGAATACGGCGGCGCAGGCATGGACCCGATTGCATACGTTTTGGCCATGGTTGAAATTGCCGCGGGCGACGCTGCCCACAGCACCATCATGTCAGTGAACAACTCGCTGTTTTGCAACGGCATCCTCACCCACGGCACCGAGGAGCAAAAACAGACCTATGTGCGCGCGATCGCTGAAGGCCGTGAAATCGGTGCTTTCGCATTGACCGAGCCGCAATCGGGTTCCGACGCCACGGCCATGCGTTGCCGCGCGGTCAAGCAAGCCGATGGCAGCTACGTCATCGATGGCAAAAAGAGCTGGATCACCTCGGGTCCGGTGGCGAAATACATTGTGCTGTTCGCAATGACCGATCCGGAAAAAGGTGCGCGAGGCATCACGGCGTTCATCATCGACACCGATCGGGAAGGTTTCCATCGCGGCAAGACCGAACCCAAACTCGGCATTCGGGCGTCGGCAACCTGCGAAATCGAGTTCAGCGGCTACGTGGCACGCGCGGAAGACGTGCTGGGCGCCGAAGGCGAAGGCTTCAAGATCGCCATGAGTGTGCTGGACGCAGGTCGTATCGGCATCGCCTCGCAGGCCATCGGGCTGGCGCGTGCCGCGTATGAAGCCACCTTGGAATACGTGAAAGAGCGAAAAGCGTTCGGTCAGCCGATCGGTGCCTTCCAGATGACCCAGGCGAAGATCGCCGATATGAAATGCAAACTCGATGCGTCGTTGCTCCTGACCCTGCGCGCCGCTTGGACCAAAGGTCAAGGCAAGAAGTTTTCGACCGAGGCCGCCGTGGCCAAGCTCACCGCTTCCGAAGCGGCGATGTGGATCACGCATCAAACCGTGCAAATCCATGCCGGCATGGGCTATTCCAAAGAAATGCCGGTCGAACGTTACTTCCGCGACGCAAAGATCACGGAAATCTATGAAGGTACCAGCGAGATCCAGCGTTTGGTGATCGCGCGTGGTGAAACCGGTATCCGTTGA
- a CDS encoding NAD kinase, protein MGTPKLAFLASQAEDAQAAFSALTARFGHLTPEAADVLVPLGGDGFMLQCLHRHAGLGKPFYGMKHGTVGFLMNQSHAEGLLDRIAKAEPANLRPLEMVAQTESGATVHSLAYNEVSLLRQTRQAAHIAVELNGVERLDELICDGVMVATPAGSTAYNFSAGGPILPLGSKVVALTPIAPFRPRRWRGAVLRGETEAKFRVLDPYKRPVSATADSHEVRDVLEVTIREAQTQFAVLLFDPEHNLEERILSEQFIA, encoded by the coding sequence GTGGGTACGCCGAAGCTCGCATTTCTGGCCAGCCAAGCGGAGGATGCCCAAGCGGCGTTCTCCGCACTGACCGCGCGCTTCGGTCACCTCACCCCCGAGGCGGCCGATGTGTTGGTTCCCTTGGGGGGCGACGGTTTCATGCTGCAGTGCCTGCACCGTCATGCGGGCCTCGGCAAGCCGTTCTACGGCATGAAGCACGGCACCGTCGGGTTCCTGATGAACCAATCGCATGCCGAGGGTTTGCTGGACCGGATCGCCAAAGCCGAGCCGGCCAATTTGCGCCCGCTGGAAATGGTGGCGCAGACAGAATCGGGTGCCACCGTCCATTCGTTGGCCTACAACGAAGTGTCGCTATTGCGCCAGACGCGTCAGGCCGCGCACATCGCCGTAGAGTTGAATGGTGTCGAGCGCTTGGACGAACTGATTTGCGACGGTGTCATGGTGGCGACGCCCGCCGGAAGCACCGCTTACAACTTTTCCGCCGGCGGACCGATACTGCCCTTGGGCTCGAAGGTTGTCGCATTGACACCGATTGCGCCGTTCCGGCCGAGGCGCTGGCGCGGTGCTGTGTTGCGCGGTGAAACCGAAGCCAAATTTCGCGTGCTCGATCCCTACAAACGTCCGGTCAGTGCGACCGCCGATTCGCATGAGGTGCGCGATGTGCTCGAAGTGACGATCCGCGAAGCGCAAACGCAGTTCGCCGTCTTGTTGTTCGATCCCGAGCACAATCTCGAAGAACGAATCTTGAGTGAACAATTCATTGCCTGA
- a CDS encoding DUF2939 domain-containing protein, whose translation MSTAQKSPQATHASLTIRLALALAALLLLLIAYVAAGPWIAMRGIQHAVETRDLASLPKYINFEKLRPNMKAQLEDVIAAQIANRGGLMGSAVAGAANVVAGSAAEGMVSPAGIAILLEGDALLKRARGDMKPGSGIASGGPKSLEAFKNAQTRFVSMSAFQATVEVGDQKVVDFLFEREGFKWRLVNIKLPHKKTP comes from the coding sequence ATGTCGACCGCACAAAAATCCCCTCAAGCGACCCACGCCTCACTGACCATTCGTTTGGCGCTCGCGTTGGCGGCGTTGTTGCTGCTGTTGATCGCCTACGTGGCGGCCGGACCTTGGATCGCCATGCGCGGCATCCAGCATGCCGTTGAAACCCGCGATCTTGCCTCTTTGCCGAAATACATCAATTTTGAAAAGCTGCGACCGAACATGAAAGCGCAGCTGGAAGACGTGATTGCCGCGCAAATTGCCAATCGCGGCGGTTTGATGGGAAGCGCCGTCGCCGGCGCCGCGAACGTCGTGGCGGGCAGTGCTGCGGAAGGTATGGTCTCTCCTGCCGGCATCGCCATCTTGCTGGAAGGCGACGCATTGTTGAAACGCGCGCGGGGCGATATGAAACCGGGTTCCGGCATTGCCAGCGGCGGCCCGAAGTCGTTGGAAGCCTTCAAGAATGCCCAGACGCGTTTCGTTTCAATGAGTGCGTTTCAGGCCACCGTGGAAGTCGGCGATCAAAAAGTTGTGGATTTTCTCTTCGAACGCGAAGGTTTCAAGTGGCGTTTGGTCAACATCAAATTGCCCCACAAGAAAACCCCTTGA